From one Equus asinus isolate D_3611 breed Donkey chromosome 5, EquAss-T2T_v2, whole genome shotgun sequence genomic stretch:
- the SELENON gene encoding selenoprotein N isoform X2 translates to MYISPEEFKPIAEKLTGSTPAASYEEEELPPDPSEETLTIEARFQPLLPESMTKSKDGFLGVSRLALSGLRNWTTAASPNAVFAARHFQPFLPPRGHVELGEPWWIIPSELSVFTGYLSNNRFYPPPPKGKEVIIHRLLSMFHPRPFVKTRFAPQGAVACLTAISDFYYTVMFRIHAEFQLSEPPDFPFWFSPGQFTGHIILSKDATHVRDFRLFVPNHRSLNVDMEWLYGASESSNMEVDIGYIPQMELEALGPSVPSVILDEDGNLIDSRLPSGEPLQFVFEEIKWQQELSWEEAARRLEVAMYPFKKVTYLPFTEAFDQAKAKNKLVHSILLWGALDDQSCUGSGRTLRETVLESSPILALLNESFISTWSLVKELEDLQNNRDNPSHKKLADLHLEKYSFPVEMMICLPNGTVVHHINANYFLDITSMKPEDIESNVFSFSSTFEDPSTATYMQFLKEGLRRGLPLLQP, encoded by the exons ATGTACATCAGTCCAGAGGAGTTCAAGCCCATCGCGGAGAAGCTGACAG GGTCAACTCCTGCGGCCAGCTACGAGGAGGAGGAGCTGCCGCCTGACCCCAGTGAGGAGACGCTCACCATAGAAGCCCGATTCCAGCCTCTGCTCCCGGAGTCCATGACCAAGAGCAAAGATGGCTTCCTGGGG GTCTCCCGCCTGGCCCTGTCTGGCCTCCGCAACTGGACAACCGCAGCCTCGCCAAATGCAGTGTTTGCCGCCCGCCACTTCCAGCCCTTCCTCCCGCCTCGGGGCCACGTGGAGCTGGGCGAGCCCTGGTGGATCATCCCCAGTGAGCTGAGCGTCTTCACCGGCTATTTGTCCAACAACCGCTTCTACCCGCCACCGCCCAAGGGCAAGGAG GTCATCATCCACCGGCTCCTGAGCATGTTCCACCCGCGGCCCTTCGTGAAGACCCGCTTTGCCCCTCAGGGGGCTGTGGCCTGCCTGACCGCCATCAGTGATTTCTACTACACCGTGATGTTCCG GATCCATGCCGAGTTCCAGCTCAGCGAGCCACCCGATTTCCCCTTCTGGTTCTCTCCTGGCCAGTTCACCGGCCACATCATCCTCTCCAAAGATGCCACCCACGTCCGTGACTTCCGGCTCTTCGTGCCCAACCACAG GTCTCTGAACGTGGACATGGAGTGGCTGTACGGGGCCAGTGAGAGCAGCAACATGGAGGTGGACATCGGCTACATACCCCAG ATGGAGCTGGAGGCCCTGGGCCCCTCAGTGCCCTCTGTGATCCTGGATGAGGATGGCAACCTGATCGACAGCCGCCTGCCCTCGGGGGAGCCCCTCCAGTTTGTGTTTGAGGAGATCAAGTGGCAGCAGGAGCTGAGCTGGGAGGAGGCTGCCCGGCGCCTGGAGGTGGCCATGTACCCCTTCAAGAAG GTCACTTACCTGCCGTTCACCGAGGCCTTTGACCAAGCCAAGGCCAAGAACAAGCTGGTGCACTCGATCCTGCTGTGGGGGGCCCTGGACGACCAGTCCTGCTGAG GTTCAGGGCGGACTCTCCGGGAGACCGTCCTGGAAAGTTCGCCCATCCTCGCCCTCCTCAACGAGAGCTTCATCAGCACATGGTCCCTGGTGAAGGAGCTGGAGGACCTGCAG AACAACCGGGACAACCCGTCCCACAAGAAGCTGGCTGACCTGCACCTGGAGAAGTACAGCTTCCCCGTGGAGATGATGATCTGCCTGCCCAACGGCACTGTG GTCCACCACATCAACGCCAACTACTTCTTGGACATCACCTCCATGAAGCCCGAGGACATTGAGAGCAACGTCTTCAGCTTCTCGTCCACCTTTGAAGACCCGTCCACAGCCACCTACATGCAGTTCCTGAAGGAGGGCCTTCGGCGCggcctgcccctcctccagccctag
- the SELENON gene encoding selenoprotein N isoform X1 — MGRARPGERGPPCPGPGPGPAAPPAPPRRCARALALLGALLAAGAAAAAARAYARLAEAQAAARQESALKALGTEGLFLFSSLDTDRDMYISPEEFKPIAEKLTGSTPAASYEEEELPPDPSEETLTIEARFQPLLPESMTKSKDGFLGVSRLALSGLRNWTTAASPNAVFAARHFQPFLPPRGHVELGEPWWIIPSELSVFTGYLSNNRFYPPPPKGKEVIIHRLLSMFHPRPFVKTRFAPQGAVACLTAISDFYYTVMFRIHAEFQLSEPPDFPFWFSPGQFTGHIILSKDATHVRDFRLFVPNHRSLNVDMEWLYGASESSNMEVDIGYIPQMELEALGPSVPSVILDEDGNLIDSRLPSGEPLQFVFEEIKWQQELSWEEAARRLEVAMYPFKKVTYLPFTEAFDQAKAKNKLVHSILLWGALDDQSCUGSGRTLRETVLESSPILALLNESFISTWSLVKELEDLQNNRDNPSHKKLADLHLEKYSFPVEMMICLPNGTVVHHINANYFLDITSMKPEDIESNVFSFSSTFEDPSTATYMQFLKEGLRRGLPLLQP; from the exons ATGGGCCGGGCCCGGCCGGGCGAGCGCGGGCCTCCctgccccggccccggccccggccccgccgcgccgcccgcgcccccgcgCCGCTGCGCCCGCGCCCTGGCGCTGCTTGGAGCCCTGCTCGCCGCCggcgcggccgccgccgccgcccgggcctACGCCCGCCTCGCCGAGGCCCAGGCGGCCGCACGGCAG GAGTCAGCACTGAAGGCCCTGGGGACAGAaggcctctttctcttttcctccttggaCACTGACCGGGATATGTACATCAGTCCAGAGGAGTTCAAGCCCATCGCGGAGAAGCTGACAG GGTCAACTCCTGCGGCCAGCTACGAGGAGGAGGAGCTGCCGCCTGACCCCAGTGAGGAGACGCTCACCATAGAAGCCCGATTCCAGCCTCTGCTCCCGGAGTCCATGACCAAGAGCAAAGATGGCTTCCTGGGG GTCTCCCGCCTGGCCCTGTCTGGCCTCCGCAACTGGACAACCGCAGCCTCGCCAAATGCAGTGTTTGCCGCCCGCCACTTCCAGCCCTTCCTCCCGCCTCGGGGCCACGTGGAGCTGGGCGAGCCCTGGTGGATCATCCCCAGTGAGCTGAGCGTCTTCACCGGCTATTTGTCCAACAACCGCTTCTACCCGCCACCGCCCAAGGGCAAGGAG GTCATCATCCACCGGCTCCTGAGCATGTTCCACCCGCGGCCCTTCGTGAAGACCCGCTTTGCCCCTCAGGGGGCTGTGGCCTGCCTGACCGCCATCAGTGATTTCTACTACACCGTGATGTTCCG GATCCATGCCGAGTTCCAGCTCAGCGAGCCACCCGATTTCCCCTTCTGGTTCTCTCCTGGCCAGTTCACCGGCCACATCATCCTCTCCAAAGATGCCACCCACGTCCGTGACTTCCGGCTCTTCGTGCCCAACCACAG GTCTCTGAACGTGGACATGGAGTGGCTGTACGGGGCCAGTGAGAGCAGCAACATGGAGGTGGACATCGGCTACATACCCCAG ATGGAGCTGGAGGCCCTGGGCCCCTCAGTGCCCTCTGTGATCCTGGATGAGGATGGCAACCTGATCGACAGCCGCCTGCCCTCGGGGGAGCCCCTCCAGTTTGTGTTTGAGGAGATCAAGTGGCAGCAGGAGCTGAGCTGGGAGGAGGCTGCCCGGCGCCTGGAGGTGGCCATGTACCCCTTCAAGAAG GTCACTTACCTGCCGTTCACCGAGGCCTTTGACCAAGCCAAGGCCAAGAACAAGCTGGTGCACTCGATCCTGCTGTGGGGGGCCCTGGACGACCAGTCCTGCTGAG GTTCAGGGCGGACTCTCCGGGAGACCGTCCTGGAAAGTTCGCCCATCCTCGCCCTCCTCAACGAGAGCTTCATCAGCACATGGTCCCTGGTGAAGGAGCTGGAGGACCTGCAG AACAACCGGGACAACCCGTCCCACAAGAAGCTGGCTGACCTGCACCTGGAGAAGTACAGCTTCCCCGTGGAGATGATGATCTGCCTGCCCAACGGCACTGTG GTCCACCACATCAACGCCAACTACTTCTTGGACATCACCTCCATGAAGCCCGAGGACATTGAGAGCAACGTCTTCAGCTTCTCGTCCACCTTTGAAGACCCGTCCACAGCCACCTACATGCAGTTCCTGAAGGAGGGCCTTCGGCGCggcctgcccctcctccagccctag
- the SELENON gene encoding selenoprotein N isoform X3: MPEGRALSSNPCLTGSTPAASYEEEELPPDPSEETLTIEARFQPLLPESMTKSKDGFLGVSRLALSGLRNWTTAASPNAVFAARHFQPFLPPRGHVELGEPWWIIPSELSVFTGYLSNNRFYPPPPKGKEVIIHRLLSMFHPRPFVKTRFAPQGAVACLTAISDFYYTVMFRIHAEFQLSEPPDFPFWFSPGQFTGHIILSKDATHVRDFRLFVPNHRSLNVDMEWLYGASESSNMEVDIGYIPQMELEALGPSVPSVILDEDGNLIDSRLPSGEPLQFVFEEIKWQQELSWEEAARRLEVAMYPFKKVTYLPFTEAFDQAKAKNKLVHSILLWGALDDQSCUGSGRTLRETVLESSPILALLNESFISTWSLVKELEDLQNNRDNPSHKKLADLHLEKYSFPVEMMICLPNGTVVHHINANYFLDITSMKPEDIESNVFSFSSTFEDPSTATYMQFLKEGLRRGLPLLQP, encoded by the exons AtgcctgagggcagggccctCTCCAGCAATCCCTGTCTCACAGGGTCAACTCCTGCGGCCAGCTACGAGGAGGAGGAGCTGCCGCCTGACCCCAGTGAGGAGACGCTCACCATAGAAGCCCGATTCCAGCCTCTGCTCCCGGAGTCCATGACCAAGAGCAAAGATGGCTTCCTGGGG GTCTCCCGCCTGGCCCTGTCTGGCCTCCGCAACTGGACAACCGCAGCCTCGCCAAATGCAGTGTTTGCCGCCCGCCACTTCCAGCCCTTCCTCCCGCCTCGGGGCCACGTGGAGCTGGGCGAGCCCTGGTGGATCATCCCCAGTGAGCTGAGCGTCTTCACCGGCTATTTGTCCAACAACCGCTTCTACCCGCCACCGCCCAAGGGCAAGGAG GTCATCATCCACCGGCTCCTGAGCATGTTCCACCCGCGGCCCTTCGTGAAGACCCGCTTTGCCCCTCAGGGGGCTGTGGCCTGCCTGACCGCCATCAGTGATTTCTACTACACCGTGATGTTCCG GATCCATGCCGAGTTCCAGCTCAGCGAGCCACCCGATTTCCCCTTCTGGTTCTCTCCTGGCCAGTTCACCGGCCACATCATCCTCTCCAAAGATGCCACCCACGTCCGTGACTTCCGGCTCTTCGTGCCCAACCACAG GTCTCTGAACGTGGACATGGAGTGGCTGTACGGGGCCAGTGAGAGCAGCAACATGGAGGTGGACATCGGCTACATACCCCAG ATGGAGCTGGAGGCCCTGGGCCCCTCAGTGCCCTCTGTGATCCTGGATGAGGATGGCAACCTGATCGACAGCCGCCTGCCCTCGGGGGAGCCCCTCCAGTTTGTGTTTGAGGAGATCAAGTGGCAGCAGGAGCTGAGCTGGGAGGAGGCTGCCCGGCGCCTGGAGGTGGCCATGTACCCCTTCAAGAAG GTCACTTACCTGCCGTTCACCGAGGCCTTTGACCAAGCCAAGGCCAAGAACAAGCTGGTGCACTCGATCCTGCTGTGGGGGGCCCTGGACGACCAGTCCTGCTGAG GTTCAGGGCGGACTCTCCGGGAGACCGTCCTGGAAAGTTCGCCCATCCTCGCCCTCCTCAACGAGAGCTTCATCAGCACATGGTCCCTGGTGAAGGAGCTGGAGGACCTGCAG AACAACCGGGACAACCCGTCCCACAAGAAGCTGGCTGACCTGCACCTGGAGAAGTACAGCTTCCCCGTGGAGATGATGATCTGCCTGCCCAACGGCACTGTG GTCCACCACATCAACGCCAACTACTTCTTGGACATCACCTCCATGAAGCCCGAGGACATTGAGAGCAACGTCTTCAGCTTCTCGTCCACCTTTGAAGACCCGTCCACAGCCACCTACATGCAGTTCCTGAAGGAGGGCCTTCGGCGCggcctgcccctcctccagccctag